In the Streptomyces sp. 3214.6 genome, ACGTACGCCGGGACCGACTCCGCCGCGCACACCTCCCGGAAGGCCTCGTCCTGCCGCGGGTTCCCGACCGGCGTGGCCCAGCCGCGCGGGTTGGCGACGAACACCTGGACCGTCTCGGCCCTGAGGTCATGGGCGTACGACATGCCCACGTCGTGCAGCCCGCCGGCCACGGGGACATGACCGCCGACGGGGTTGCGGGAGGCGAAAGGGGACGCGGAGGAGGTGGCGGCGGGGGAGGGACTGGGGGCTTCAGGACTCACCCGTTCAGGGTGTCATGCCCGGCCGCCCCGCCGGTCAGCGGATGGTGATCGTGATCGTCGACCCCTTGGGTGCGGTGTCGCCCGCGTCCACGGACTGCTTCTTCACGGTGTCGCCGAACAGCCCCAGCAGCCCACGGTCCTCCTTGACCTCGAACCCGGACTGTTCGAGGAGCGACTTCGCGTCGCCGACGCTCGCCCCCACCACGTCCGGGACCTCGACCATCTCCGGCCCCTTGGACAGCGTCAGCGTCACCGTGTCGCCGGCGGCGGCCTTGCCGTCCGCCGCCGGGGACTGCGCCGCGACCTGCCCCTTGTCGAACTCGGAGTTGACCTCGTCGGCGGAGACCTTCACCTTCAGGCCGACCCCCTCCAGCGCCGCCCTGGCGTCGTCGAGGTCCTCGCCGGTGACGTCCGGGACGTCGATCGGGCTGCCCTTGCTGACGACGAGGGACACGGCGGTGCCCGCGCGGCGCTTCACCCCTGCCTGCGGGTTCGTGCTGATCACGAAGCCCTTGATGACGTCCTTGCTGAACTCCTGGGTGACCAGACCCGGCTCCAGGCCGTCCGTCTTCAGCAACTGCTCGGCCTTGTCCAGCCGGGAGCCCCGCACGTCCGGCACCTTCACCATCTCGGGGCCGTCGGAGACGGTGAGCGTCACGGAGCCGTGCTTGCGGATGCGGGCGCCCGGCTCAGGGTCGGTGTCCATGACGGTGCCGCGCCTGACGGTGTCGCTGTACTCGTGCCGGACCTTGCCGACCTTGATCCCGGCCGCCTCCAGCCGCTTCCTCGCCTCGGCCTCCTTCTGCGTCAGCACCGCCGGCACCTTGGTGAACTGCCCGGAGTTGATGTACCAGACGCCCGCGCCCACGCCGAACACCAGCAGCGCCACGGTGATGAGCGCGAGCACCCCCCGCCGGGGCCGCCGCACGGAACGGCGCCGGGGCGGCAGGGGCGGCGGACTCTGGAACCGGGAGGTCCGGTTCAGGGCGGCCTCGTCGGCGGGGTCGTCCTCGTTGACGGGCAGCGGGCGTGGCACTGTCAGCGAGCGCGGGATGACGCTCGTCCGGTCCTCGGCGATGTCGTGCCCGGCGGAGACGGCCTGCGGCGGCAGCGCGTCCAGCTGGTCCTCGGTGAGCGGGGCGCGCGCCTGTCGCACCTGCGCGAGCAGCGCGACGGCGTCGTGCGGCCGGACGTCGGGTGTGCGGGCGGTGGCCGAGGCGACCAGCTCGTCCAGCTCGAACGGCAGGCCGGGGACGAGGGCCGACGGCGGCGGAACGTCCTCGTGGAGGTGCTTGTAGAGCACGATCGCCGGGGAGTCCCCGTCGTGCGGCTTCTCACCGGTGAGCATCTCGTAGAGCACGACCCCGCACGCGTACACGTCGACGCGGGGATCGGCGGCGCCGGGCTGCTCGATCTGTTCGGGAGCGAGATAGGCGACGGTCCCGAGGACGGCCCCGGTGGTGCTGGTCACGGTGTCCACGGACCGCACCAGCCCGAAGTCGGCGACCTTGACCCGCCCGTCATCCCCTATGAGTACGTTCTCGGGCTTCATGTCCCGGTGCACGAACCCGGCCCGGTGCGCGGCGCCGAGCGCGGCGAGCACGGGCTCCAGGATGTCCAGCGCGGCCCGCGGCTGCAGCGCCCCGCGCTCGCGCAGCACGTCACGCAGCGTGCAGCCGGCGATGTACTCCATGGCGAGATAGACATACGACGCATCGGCACCCTGGTCGAACACCTGAACGACATTCGGGTGGGCGAGCCGCGCGACGGACTTCGCCTCCCGGATGAAACGCTCGACGAACACCCCGTCGGCGGCGAGCGCCGGGTGCATCACCTTGAGCGCGAGCACGCGGTCCAGGCGGGTGTCCACGGCCCGGTAGACCGTGGCCATCCCGCCGACCGCGATCCGCGCCTCGACGCGATACCGGCCGTCGAGCACCTGCCCGACCAGAGGGTCCTGAAGGGTCGTGTCCACGCAGGCGAGTGTACGAGCCACGACCGACACCACCGCATCCTCCGGCCCGATCACCCCTGACTGCAGCCGACCTGTAACGCGATCGAGGAGAGGCCGGGGGGAGCGGAGCGGCGGTCAGAAGGCGGGACGCTCGGGGTCCAGCGCCGCCCGGCCCGCCGTGGGGGAGGACGCCTCGGCGAAGTAGCGGCGCGGGATCCGGCCCGCCAGGTGGGCCAGCCGTCCCGCCTCGACACCGGCCCGCATCGCCGACGCCATCCGCTCGGGATCCCTCGCCCGCGTCACCGCCGACGCCAGCATCACCCCCGCGCACCCCAACTCCATCGCCAACGCCACATCCGACGCCGTACCGGCCCCCGCGTCCAGAATCACCGGCACACGCGCGTGCTCGACGATCAGCTGGAAGTTGTGCGGGTTGCGGATGCCGAGCCCGGAGCCGATCGGCGAACCCAGCGGCATCACCGCCGCGCACCCCGCATCCTCCAGCTTCCGTGCCAGCACCGGATCGTCGTTCGTGTACGGCAGCACCGTGAACCCGTCGTCCACCAGCGTCTCCGCGGCCTCCAGCAACTCGACCGGATCCGGCAGCAGCGTCCGCTCGTCGGCGATGACCTCCAGTTTGATCAGATCGGTACCCAGCGCCTCCCGCGCCAGCCGCGCCGTCAGCACCGCCTCCCCGGCCGTGTAACACCCCGCGGTGTTCGGCAGCACCCGGATACCGAGCCGCTCGAGCACCGACAGCACGGAGCCGTGCACAGAGGGATCGACGCGCCGCATCGCGACCGTCGTCAGCTCGGTCCCGGAGGCGACCAGCGCCCGCTCCAGCACCTCCAGGCTGGGCGCACCCCCCGTACCCATGATCAGCCGGGACGAGAAGGACGTACCCGCGAGGACGAAGGAATCGTCGGCCATGGCGCTCAGCCTCCCTGCACGGCGGTCAGGACTTCCACCCGGTCGCCCTCGCTGAGCGCCGTCGCCGACCACCGCGCGCGCGGGACGACCGTTTCGTTGAGCGCGGCGGCCACCCCGGAGGGCGCCGGCGTCAGAGACCGTACGACGCTGTCGAGAGCCGTGCCGGGAGCGAACTCCCGCCGCTCGCCGTTCACCGAGATGTTCATGCGGGCTGCTCCGAGAGTGCGGCGGCGCCGAAACGCCGGGGCGTGAAGGGACGGGCCTCGTCCGGGAGCTCCCCGGTGGCCAGGACATGCGCCATCGCGTCACCGGTCACCGGCGTCAGCAGCACCCCGTTGCGGTAGTGCCCGGTGGCCAGCAGCAGCCCCTCCAGGCCGGTCGGCCCGAGCAGCGGCGCGTTGTCCGGGGAGCCTGGGCGCAGCCCCGCGCGCGTCTCGGTCAGCGGCAGCTCGGTGATCCCCGGCACCAGTTCATGGGCGTCGCGCAGCAACTCGTACACGCCCCCCGCCGTCACCGTCGTGTCCCAGCCCAGTTCCTCGCTGGTCGCGCCCACGACCAGCTCGCCGTTCTCCCGCGGCACCAGATAGACCTGGCTGCCGCGCACCACGGCCCGCACCGTCCGGCTCAGGAACGGCGCGCACCGCCGCGGCACGGTCAGCCGCAGGACCTGCCCCTTCACCGGCCGCACCGGCGGCAGCACGTCCTGCGGGACCCCGGCCAGCCGCCCGCTCAGGCTGCCGCCGGCGAGCACCACCTGTCCCGCCGCCAGCGCCGTACCGTCCCGGGTGACGATCCCCGCGGCCCGCTCGCCCACCACGGACAGCCGCTCGGCCCACGCCCGCCGGAACACCACGCCCGCCCGCTCGCACGCGGCCACCAGCGCCGCGGCCAGCCGCCGCGGATCGACCTGGTGGTCGCCGTCCACCCGCAGCCCGCCGCGTACTCCCGGCGCGAGCATCGGCTCAAGACGCCGGCACTCACGCCCCGACAGCCACTCCGACTCCAGCCCCGACTGCCGCTGCAGGGCGTGCAGTTCGCGCAGATGGGCGCGGTCGTCGGCGTCCAGCGCGACCGCGAGCGTGCCGCACCGCCGGTAGCCGAGATCGTGGCCGGTCAGCTCCGACAGCTCCGCCGCGAAGTCCGGATAGCGGCGCGCCGACGCGAGATTCAGGCCGAGCAAAGTCTGCTCGCCGTGGTGCAGTTCCGTGACGGCGGCCAGCATCCCGGCCGCCACCTGGGCGGCCCCGCCGCCCGGCTCCGGGTCGACCACCGCCGTGGCGAGGCCGCGCTGCGCGGCCCGCCAGGCCGTGACCAGCCCGATGATCCCGCCCCCGATGACGAGGACGTCTGACGTACGTGGAGACGACATGGGCGTCCAGCCCCTCCCTTCGCCGGCATGACCCGGATCAGGTTCGTACGGTCGGAGGCCGCCAGCCTCCCTCTCAGCCCGGTGCGTCCGGGCTCCCGCGAGTGCTCTACGTTGGCCACCCTAGCCCGATGCCGTATGTCTCAGTAAGGGAGCCTCCGCCCGTGCCCCGTTCGCTCGACGGTCTCGTCCTCGCCCCCGTCGCCGACCAGGCCCCGGGCCAGGTCGGCACCCGCACCCGCTTCGCCTACCGCGAGCAGGACGGCGTGATCTGGGCGGACTACGCGGGCGGTGACGTCGTACGCGGCCATCTGGTGGGTACCCGGCAGGGGGACCGGCTCGACTTCCGCTACGTCCAGCTCAAGCAGGACGCGACGACGTCCTCGGGGCACTGCGTCTCGACGGTCGTGGAGCTGCCCGACGGGCGGGTCCGCCTGGAGGAGACCTGGGAGTGGGAGTCGCAGCCGGGCAGCGGCACCAGCGTTGTGGAGCAGGTCACGGAACACGACGGCTGACTGACGAATAGTCAGTTGTCTAAGGTGATCAGGTGAGTGAGCAGAGGCAGGAAGAAGGCGGCCCGGCCGGGCGGCGCGTGGTGGTCGTCGGCGCGGGCATGGCCGGGGTGCAGACCGCGGTCGCGCTGCGCGAACAGGGCTTCGACGGCACGGTGACGCTGATCGGCGCCGAACCCCACCAGCCCTACGACCGGCCACCGCTGTCCAAGGCCGTCCTGCTCGGCAAGTCCGAGGGCTCCGCCTTCGACGTCGACTTCGACGGCCTCGGCATCGAACTGGTCCTGGGCCGCGAGGTCCTCGGCCTGCGCCCCGCCGACCACGAGCTGGACACCGAGGCCGGGCCCGTCCCGTACGACGTCCTCGTCCTCGCCACCGGCGCCGAACCGATCCGGCTGCCCGGCGCCGAGGGCGTGCCCGGCGTGCACCTGCTGCGCACCCTGGACGACGCCGAACGGCTGCGGCCCGTGCTCGCCCGGCAGCACGACGTCGTGGTCGTGGGCGCGGGCTGGATCGGCGCCGAGTTCGCCACGGCCGCACGCGAGGCCGGCTGCGCGGTCACCGTCGTGGAGGCCGCCGACCGGCCGCTGGCCGGGGCGCTGCCCGCCGAGGTGGCCGCCCCGATGGCCGCCTGGTACGCCGACAGCGGTACGGCCCTGCGCACCCACGCGCGCGTGGAGCGCGTCGAACCCGGAGCGGTCGTCCTCGACGACGGCTCGCGGCTGCCCGCCGACGCCGTCGTGGTCGGCATCGGCGCCCGCCCCGCCACCGCCTGGCTGGCCGGCTCCGGTATCGAGCTCGGCGCGCACCGCGAGGTCGTGGCCGACGCCTGTCTGCGCACCTCCGTGCCGGACGTGTACGCGGTCGGCGACTGCGCCTCCTTCCCTTCGGGCCGGTACGGCGAGCGGCTTCTCGTCCACCACTGGGACAACGCCCTCCAGGGGCCGCGCACGGTCGCGGCGAACATCCTCGGCGAGGTCACCGGCGAGCCCCCGGCCGTCTACGACCCGGTGCCGTACTTCTGGTCCGAGCAGTTCGGCCGCTTCGTCCAGTACGCGGGCCATCACACCGGCGCCGACCGGACCCTGTGGCGCGGCGATCCGTCGGGACCGGCCTGGACGGTGTGCTGGCTGCGCGAGGACCGTCTGGTCGCCCTGCTGGCCGTGGGGCGCCCCCGTGACCTCGCCCAGGGCAGACGGCTGATCGAGGCCGCCACACCCATGAACCCACGGCTTCTGGCGGACCCGGCACGCCCGCTGAAGGCGGCGACGGCCTCCGCGTAAGCACCTGGTCGGACCGGCCCGGCTTCCGACTGTCAGTGGCAGATGGCAGGCTTGTTCCCGTGACCGAGATTGACGCAAAGATCGATGCTCTCGTCCCCGCCTGGCTCACCGTGCCCGACATCGCGGAAATGCTCGATGTCGAGGTGACGCGCGTCCGGCAGC is a window encoding:
- the pknB gene encoding Stk1 family PASTA domain-containing Ser/Thr kinase; the encoded protein is MDTTLQDPLVGQVLDGRYRVEARIAVGGMATVYRAVDTRLDRVLALKVMHPALAADGVFVERFIREAKSVARLAHPNVVQVFDQGADASYVYLAMEYIAGCTLRDVLRERGALQPRAALDILEPVLAALGAAHRAGFVHRDMKPENVLIGDDGRVKVADFGLVRSVDTVTSTTGAVLGTVAYLAPEQIEQPGAADPRVDVYACGVVLYEMLTGEKPHDGDSPAIVLYKHLHEDVPPPSALVPGLPFELDELVASATARTPDVRPHDAVALLAQVRQARAPLTEDQLDALPPQAVSAGHDIAEDRTSVIPRSLTVPRPLPVNEDDPADEAALNRTSRFQSPPPLPPRRRSVRRPRRGVLALITVALLVFGVGAGVWYINSGQFTKVPAVLTQKEAEARKRLEAAGIKVGKVRHEYSDTVRRGTVMDTDPEPGARIRKHGSVTLTVSDGPEMVKVPDVRGSRLDKAEQLLKTDGLEPGLVTQEFSKDVIKGFVISTNPQAGVKRRAGTAVSLVVSKGSPIDVPDVTGEDLDDARAALEGVGLKVKVSADEVNSEFDKGQVAAQSPAADGKAAAGDTVTLTLSKGPEMVEVPDVVGASVGDAKSLLEQSGFEVKEDRGLLGLFGDTVKKQSVDAGDTAPKGSTITITIR
- a CDS encoding thiazole synthase; this translates as MADDSFVLAGTSFSSRLIMGTGGAPSLEVLERALVASGTELTTVAMRRVDPSVHGSVLSVLERLGIRVLPNTAGCYTAGEAVLTARLAREALGTDLIKLEVIADERTLLPDPVELLEAAETLVDDGFTVLPYTNDDPVLARKLEDAGCAAVMPLGSPIGSGLGIRNPHNFQLIVEHARVPVILDAGAGTASDVALAMELGCAGVMLASAVTRARDPERMASAMRAGVEAGRLAHLAGRIPRRYFAEASSPTAGRAALDPERPAF
- the thiS gene encoding sulfur carrier protein ThiS, whose translation is MNISVNGERREFAPGTALDSVVRSLTPAPSGVAAALNETVVPRARWSATALSEGDRVEVLTAVQGG
- the thiO gene encoding glycine oxidase ThiO, which produces MSSPRTSDVLVIGGGIIGLVTAWRAAQRGLATAVVDPEPGGGAAQVAAGMLAAVTELHHGEQTLLGLNLASARRYPDFAAELSELTGHDLGYRRCGTLAVALDADDRAHLRELHALQRQSGLESEWLSGRECRRLEPMLAPGVRGGLRVDGDHQVDPRRLAAALVAACERAGVVFRRAWAERLSVVGERAAGIVTRDGTALAAGQVVLAGGSLSGRLAGVPQDVLPPVRPVKGQVLRLTVPRRCAPFLSRTVRAVVRGSQVYLVPRENGELVVGATSEELGWDTTVTAGGVYELLRDAHELVPGITELPLTETRAGLRPGSPDNAPLLGPTGLEGLLLATGHYRNGVLLTPVTGDAMAHVLATGELPDEARPFTPRRFGAAALSEQPA
- a CDS encoding NAD(P)/FAD-dependent oxidoreductase, whose translation is MSEQRQEEGGPAGRRVVVVGAGMAGVQTAVALREQGFDGTVTLIGAEPHQPYDRPPLSKAVLLGKSEGSAFDVDFDGLGIELVLGREVLGLRPADHELDTEAGPVPYDVLVLATGAEPIRLPGAEGVPGVHLLRTLDDAERLRPVLARQHDVVVVGAGWIGAEFATAAREAGCAVTVVEAADRPLAGALPAEVAAPMAAWYADSGTALRTHARVERVEPGAVVLDDGSRLPADAVVVGIGARPATAWLAGSGIELGAHREVVADACLRTSVPDVYAVGDCASFPSGRYGERLLVHHWDNALQGPRTVAANILGEVTGEPPAVYDPVPYFWSEQFGRFVQYAGHHTGADRTLWRGDPSGPAWTVCWLREDRLVALLAVGRPRDLAQGRRLIEAATPMNPRLLADPARPLKAATASA